CCTGGTTGGCCACGAAGATCAGGTCCTCGGCCGGCGCCAGGCCACCCTCAACGGCCTGCTGCTCGAAGTTGTAGGAGGTCTCGCCGGTGATCAGCACCAGCACGGCCTTCTTGCCGTCGTGCTGGGAGAGGTCTTGCTGCACGCGGGTGACCAGGGTGGAGAAGTCCTGCGTGCCCTGGTCCGCCTTGTAGATGTCGGACTGGATGCCCAGATCGGCCAGTTTCTTCTGGGTGGATTCCGAAGCGGGGATGCCGTAGTCGGTGTTCTCGGTCACGATGGCCACCCACGAGACGCCCATGTCCTTGAAGAACTGGGCGTCGCCCTTGGCCACCATGGAGGACGCCGGCGCGATGCGGAACACCTCAGGATACTGCACGCCGGTAATCTTGTCGTTCCAGGTCTCGGCGAAGATGGCCGGCACATGGTACTTGTGGGCCACCTCTTTCTCCGCCACTCCGGCCGAGGAGTGATACTCACCGGCCACGCCGACCACGCACTCGCTGGTGATCAGGTATTCCATGGCCGCGGTGCCGCGCTCGGGCAGGCCCGAGGTGTCGTAGAACACGGGCTTGACCTTGTATTTGCCCATGATGCCGCCTTTGGCGTTGACCTGGTTGGCCGCAATCTGCACCGCGGTGATCATCGCCCGACCGCCGCCCACCGAACCGGGAGCCGACATGGGCACGGGGACGCCGATCTTGATCGGGCTGTCACCCAGTTCTTCAAAGGTGGTCGGGGCACATTTGCCGGCCGTTTTTTCGACGGGCACTTCTTTCGTCACCACCACTTCTTGGGTAACTACTTTCTCGACCTCTTGGGTAACGATGACCTCCTTGGTCACCACCACTTCTTTGGGCTGGCAGGCGGCCAGCAGCATGGACAGCACCACCAGCACACCCAACAGGGCAAGCACTTTCTTGGACATTTCCTCCTCCTCGTTGGTTGGAATGACTCAAGAGAGAACGGGGCAAGATGATGTTGGCGCTTTTGGGGTCGGGGCATCACCTCCTTTCGTTGGGGATGGGCTGCTGTTTTGAAGCAGGGCGCTGAGCGGATGAGAGCCCTCAGCGCCCTTTCTTCCCGCTTCTGGAGGATGAGGCGTTCGTAGGTGGTGAGTCTTTGTCCTGTTTGGGGAGTCGTTCCAGATCCTGCTCGAAGCCCAGCGCACGGGAGATTTGGGTGGCGGTGGCGATGACCCGGGGGGCAATCTGGCGCATGCGCTCCAGGGTGAGGCGGTAGGAGGGCCCAGAAACGCTCACCGCGGCCACCGGGCGCCCGGTGCGGTCCCAAACCGGGGCCGAGATGGCATGGAGGCCCTCCTCCAGTTCTTCCAGGGCCAGGGCATATCCTTTGCGCCGCACTTCGGCCAGTTCGGCGCGCAACTGGTCGAGATCGGTGATGGTTTTTGGGGTGATGGCTTGAAGGGGGAGTTCCAGGAAGGTTTCCTGTTCCTGGGGGGGCAGGAAGGCCAACATGGCCTTGCCAGCCGACACGGCATGCGCCGGCATGCGTCGGCCTACCCAACCAACGCGCATGACCAGCCTTTGTTCTCCTACGGCCAGTTCCAGGTTGACCACTCCGTAAGGCTCCAACACGCTCAAACTCGCCGTTTCGCCAATGGTGTTGGCCAGAGCGCGCAAATAGGGCCGCGCGATCTGGCGCAGGTCGGCCATGCCCAATACATTTTCGGCCAACGCCAGAATGCCCACATCCAGGCGGTAACGCCCCGTTTCCTGGTTGCGGCTGACGAATTCGGCCTGGGCCAGAGTTTGCAAAATGCGCGACACGGTGCTCTTGGGCAATTGCAGGCGCTGGCTGAGTTCGGTCACGCTCAACTCCGGCTCGGAGGCGGTGAAGGCCTTGAGGATGGCGATGGCGCGTTCGACGACCTGCACCGAGCCGGTGGTGCGTCCTGTGGAGCCGTTTGTTTCACGGTTCGGAACAGAGTTTCGCATGGTGGCACAATGATACCAAAAACATGGCGTCTTGGCAAGGGTATTGGGAGAAAAAACCTGTGCCCCCGCAGGCAAATATGCTATAAAGACAGCACCTTGTCCTGAGCCCTGCGGGGCCGTATCATCCGTTTGAGGTGCTTTTTGAGGAGGCCACTATGTCTGATTGGAAGGATCGTTACCCCAGCCGTTACCAAGCCATCACCATCCACAACATTGCTAAACATCCCCTTTGGCAGCGTCTGGATCCAGAGATCCGTGAGGCGGTGGAGGTGACCGCCCGGGTGCTCCCCTTCCGCTCCAATGTGTATGTCATCGAGGACCTGATCGACTGGGACAATGTGCCCGACGATCCGATGTTTCAATTGACCTTCCCCCAGCCGGGGATGCTGGACCGGGAAGATTTCCTGGCGATGCGGGTTCTGCTGCGTAAAGGGGCTTCTCAGAAAGAGATTCTGGCCAAGGCGAACGAAATCCGCTTCAACAAACTGAACCCCCATCCTGCGGGGCAAATGACCCACAATGTGCCGGAGTTGGACGGGGAGAAGTTGTCGGGGGTGCAACACAAGTATCGAGAGACGGTGCTCTTCTTCCCCGCCCAGGGGCAAACATGCCATGCCTACTGCACCTATTGCTTTCGTTGGGCGCAGTTTGTGGGGATTCAAGAATTGAAGTTCGAGTCGCGCCAGGTGGAGCGGTTCGTAGAGTATCTCAAGCGCCACAAGTTCGTCACCGATGTGCTGTTCACGGGCGGCGATCCGATGATTATGAAGGCCCGCGCTTTGCGGGAGTACATTGAGCCTTTGTTGGGCCCCGGGCTGGAACACATTCGCGACATCCGCATCGGTACCAAGGCCCTTGCTTATTGGCCGCAACGCTTTGTCACCGATGACGATGCCGACGATGTGCTGAGTTTGTATGAGCAGGTGGTCAAGTCGGGGAAGCATCTGGCCATTATGGCGCACTTCACCCATCCACGGGAAATGTCCACCGAGATCGTGCGCGAAGCCATCCGGCGGGTGCGGGATACCGGCGCCGAGATCCGGATGCAGGCGCCTATCGTGCATCCCATCAACGACAACCCCGAAACCTGGGCCACCATGTGGCGCGAAGGGGTCAAGTTGGGGATGATCCCGTACTACATGTTCGTGGAGCGGGATACTGGCCCGAAGAACTACTTTGAGGTGCCACTGGTGCGGGCGCAGCAGATTTTCCGCCAGGCATATGAGCAGGTGAGCGGGTTGGCCCGCACGGTGCGCGGCCCCTCCATGTCGGCCTGGCCGGGCAAGGTACGTGTGGTCGGCACGGCCAAGATCAAGGGCGAGTGGGTCATCGTGTTGGAGTTTCTCCAGGGGCGCAACCCGGATTGGATCGGTCGGCCCTTCTTCGCCAAATACGACCCCGAAGCCACCTGGCTGGATCAATTGCAACCGGCCTTTGGGGAGGAGAAGTTCTTCTTCGAGGTAGAGGAACCCATCACTTGGTGGGAGGTTGAAAAGGATCCTTTTGAGGCGGAAAAGGTACCCGCTGTGCTGTAACCCCTACCCCGGGCCTGTCAGAGGTCGCCACCTCTGACAGGCCTTTGTTTTATTTCCTCAAGGTTTCCAAATCCTCCAAGCCGTGATAAACTTGCCCTGGGCAAAGCACCGACGACGCTCTCTTTGAGGGCGTCGTTTTACTGCGACTTTCCCTGGCGGTAAATCTGAAGGAGAAGACCATGCGCACCGTGGCCTGGAACGAGGACCAGCAAGCCCTGCAACTCATCGATCAGCGTTTGCTGCCTGGCGAGTTTCGCCTGGCAACCTACACCACCTATCAGGAAGTGGCTGACGCCATCCGGCAGATGGTGGTGCGCGGCGCGCCGGCCATCGGCGCGGCGGCGGCTTTTGGCTTGGCTCTGGCTGCCCGGCAGTTTTCCGGTGGCGACCGCGAGGCTTTGCTGCGCTTTCTGGAAGACGAAGCCGCGCCGACGCTCAAAGCCGCTCGCCCCACGGCGGTCAACCTGGCCTGGGCGGTGGAGCGGGTGCTGGCCGCTGCCCGCCGGGCAGCGGGTGGGGTGGACGACCTCCGCGAAGCCGTGCTGAGCGAGGCCCAGCGCATCGCCAATGAAGATGTAGCCGTGAACAAAAAGATGGCCGAAATCGGGGCCACGCTCATCGAGGACGGCGATACCATCATCCACCACTGCAACACGGGGGCCCTGGCCACCGTGGACTGGGGCACGGCCTTGGGGGTGATCCGCATGGCCCACGAACAGGGCAAGCGCATTCATGTGCTGGTGGATGAGACACGGCCCCGGTTGCAGGGCGCCCGATTGACGGCCTGGGAATTGCAGCAGTACGGCATCCCCTTCGATATCATCTCCGACAACGCGGCAGGGTACTTTTTGCGCACCGGTCAGGCGCAGAAAGTGTTCGTGGGCGCCGACCGGGTGGCGGCCAACGGCGATGTGGCCAATAAAATCGGGACCTACATGCTGGCTCTGGCCGCCTATGACAACGGCGTCCCTTTTTACCCCGTGGTACCCACCTCCACCATTGACCTGAACCTCCCTTCGGGATGGCACATCCTCATTGAGGAGCGGGACCCCTCGGAGGTCCTGGAACTGGCCTTCCAAGGGCGGCGGGTGACCCCTGAGGGGGCCAGTGCCCGCAATCCGGCCTTTGATGTCACCCCGGCGCGGCTGGTCACGGCCATCGTCACCGAGTACGGCATCGTGCGGCCTCCTTACGATCAGGGATTGCGTGCGGTGGTGGCCCAGGCTCAGCAGGAGCAGAAGCGATGAAGGTGCTGCTTTCCGGTTCGGTGGCCTATGATTATCTGATGACCTTCCCCGGATACTTTCGGGATCACATCATCTCCGACCAGTTGAAATCGCTAAGCCTTTCCTTTTTGGTGGACAGTCTGGTGCGCCGACGGGGCGGTATTGCCCCCAATATCGCCTATACCATGGCCCTCCTGGGCGAACGACCGGCCATCCTGGCCACGGTGGGGGAGGACTTCGAGGAGTATCGCGCTTTTTTGGAGCGGGTGGGCGTGGAGACGCGCTACATCAAGGTCATCCCCGGCGAGACGACGGCTTCGTTTTTTGCCAACACCGATTTGGCCCAGGCGCAAATTGCCAGTTTTTACCCCGGCGCCATGGCCCACGCCGCCACTCTCTCCATCGCCGACTTAGATGAACGCCCCGATCTGGTGGTCGTCTCGCCCGACGCCCCCCAGGCCATGCGCAAGCGGGTGCAGGAGTGCAAGACGTTGGGCATCCCTTACTTCTACGACCCCAGCCAGCAAACGGTGCGCTTTGGCGGGGAAGAGTTGCTGGAGGGGGTGGACGGCGCGGCGGCGCTGTTCTGCAATGAGTACGAGTTTGCCCTCATCCAGCAGAAGACGGGCCTCAGCGCCGAAGAAATCCGGCAGCGGGTGCCTTTGGTGGTGGTCACCCGGGGCGAGAAAGGGACGACCATCACCGTGGAAGGTGAGGACATCTGCGTGCCGGCCGTGCCTCCGCGCCAGGTGGTGGACCCCACCGGTGTGGGAGATGCCTTCCGCGGCGGCTTTCTCAAGGGCTATCTGCACGGACTGTCCCTGGACCTGGCCGGCCGCCTGGGCGCGCTGGCCGCCACCTATTGCCTGGAAGCCCAGGGCCCACAAGGTCACACCTACACCCGCGARGMGTTCCTGGCCCGCTTCCGCGAGGCCTTTGGCGAAGAGGCGGCGCGACACATTGAGGCGATCCTCGTGCACCCCGGTGATGCCTCCCACCTTGCAGGAAACCAACCGGGCAGCCAGGACACCAAGTAACCAAGCAACCAGATAACCAGGCAACCTCAACCACGAAGGAGTCAACCATGGAATACGATGTCAAAGACCTCAACCTGGCCGAAGGCGGGCGTCGCCGCATCGAGTGGGCCGAGCGTGACATGCCCGTGCTGCGCAGCATCCGCGAGCGTTTCGAGCGCGAGAAACCCCTCCAAGGTGTACGCATCGCCGCCTGCCTGCATGTGACCACCGAGACGGCCAACCTGATGCGCACCCTGGCCGCCGGCGGCGCCAATGTGGTGCTGACCGCTTCCAACCCCCTCTCCACCCAGGATGATGTCGCGGCTTCCCTGGTCACCCACTTCGAAATCCCGGTGTTCGCCATCAAAGGCGAAGACAATGTGACCTACTACAAGCACATCCACGCGGCCTTGGATCACAAGCCCCAGATCACCATGGATGACGGGGCCGATTTGGTGAGCACCCTGCACAAGGACCGCCGCGACCTGCTGCCCAATGTCATCGGCGGCACGGAAGAGACCACCACCGGTGTCATCCGTCTGCGGGCGATGGCCGCCGACGGCGCGCTGGCTTTCCCCGTCATCGCCGTCAACGATGCTATGACCAAGCACTTCTTCGACAACCGCTATGGCACGGGCCAGAGCACCATCGACGGCATCATCCGCGCCACCAACATCCTGCTGGCCGGGCGCACCGTGGTGGTGGCGGGGTACGGCTGGTGCGGTCGCGGTGTGGCCATGCGGGCCAAGGGCCTGGGCGCCAATGTCATCGTGACCGAAGTGGACCCAATGAAGGCCCTTGAAGCGGTTATGGACGGTTTCCGCGTGATGCCCATGCTCGAGGCGGCTAAAGAAGGCGATGTGTTCGTCACCCTCACGGGCGATATTCATGTGCTCGACGGCCATCACTTTGAGGTGATGAAGGATGGGGCCATCATCGCCAACTCAGGTCACTTCAATGTGGAAATCAACATCCCGGCGCTGGAGGAGATGGCTGAGGAGAAGCGCCGGGTGCGGCCTTTCGTGGACGAATACCGGTTGCCCGACGGGCGGCGCATCTACCTGCTGGGCGAAGGGCGGCTCATCAACCTGGCCGCAGCCGAGGGCCACCCCGCCAGCGTGATGGATATGTCCTTCGCCAACCAGGCCCTCAGTGTGGAATACTTAGTGAAGCACGGCAAGGAACTGGAACGCAAAGTGTACGCCGTACCAGAGGATATCGACCGTGAAATCGCCCGCCTCAAGTTGGCGGCCATGGGCGTCCAGATTGATACCCTGACCCCCGAGCAGGAAGACTATCTGCATTCCTGGGAGCACGGCACCTGATTCAGGATGCCTGGAGGATGGACACACGAAACCCGCAGGAGAGCGCCCTCTGCGGGTTTTCTTTTAGCCGGACCCGGAGGACCGGACTGTTCCCGCTGAATTTTCAGAACCCCAAAGGCGGCGCAGCCACCGGGGAGTCGGCGTGGGATGACAGGCCGTGCCGCCGCACCAGATGGCGTGCAGTTGGGCCCCCAGGAGCAGCACCACATTGAGGCTGTACAGGTAGAACATAAGCACCATCACCGAGGCCAAAGGGCCGTAGATGATGTTGTACCGCGTCCAGGCGTTGTGCAGGTATTCGCGCAGCAACTGCCCGGCGATGAGCCACCCCACGGCGGTGAAAAACGCGGCGCCCAGGGCGGCTCGTCGTGGCCCTCGTTCGGCCGGGATGTACTGGAACGCCAGGTAGAGGGCCATCGTCACCAGGCCCACAATTAGGGCTGTGTTGACCAGGCTGGGGGTTAGCCAGCCCATCGTCACAGGCACGGGGAGGCTGGCCAGAAGGTGCAACAGCGTGCTGCCTATGGTCAGCCCGAACACCAAAACCGGGGGGATGAGCACCACCGCGGCCGTGCCCAGGGCGTGGGGGAGCCACCAGGTGCGCCGTGGGGCCGCCGTGGTCCGGGCATGGATGCGGTCGATGGTTGCCAGCAAAAGACGGACATAGGCCGAGGCCGACCAGAGCAGGGTGAGCACGGCCACCGCGCTGGCGGCCGAGGCTTCCCAGGTGAGATGGGCCAGAACCTGGATGGCTTCTTCAGCCTCATTGGGGAGAAGGGCCAGCAGCCAGTCTAGCAACCGTTGTTGGATCTCGACGGAACGCAACCACAGGCCCGTGGCGGCCACCAGCACCAAAGCCAGAGGGAAGAGGGAAAAGATGGCGTAGTAGGTCAACGCGGCGGCGCGCAGACCCAACTCGTTGCGCCCCCAACCCCAGAGCAGGCAACGAAGTGTGCGTAGTCGCAACAGGCCCTCCGACGGAACAGGATGCGCTTCATTTTACCGCCGAATCGGGCAGGGCGGCAAACGAGGCTCACCGCCTTGACGCCCCCCCGGGGGAAGGTTATAATGGCGAAAACTTACCGTTTGGTAAGTTGGAGGAGGTAGGTGACATGCGGCGTTGGTGGGTCGTTCTCTTGTTTCTGGTGCTTTTGGTCGGTGGAGGCTATCTGGTCTATCGGGCGCGGGCGGAGGCTTCGACCGCCCAGACGGCCCAGTGGAAGACCGTGGCGCTCTCTCGCGGGGATTTGGAGGCCACGGTGGGTGCCACGGGTACCGTGCGTTCGCGCCAATCGGCGGTGTTGGTCTGGCAGGTGAGCGGTGTGGTGGGGAAGGTTTTTGTCCGGGAGGGCGAAGGGGTGCCCGCAGACACGGTTTTGGCCGAGCTTCGCCCGGACACCTGGCCGCAGACCCTGTTGAGCGCCCGCACTTCCCTGCTCAACGCGCAGCAGCAGTTGGACGATTTGCGGCGTAACGCCCAGGTGCAATATGCCCAGGCGCTGCAAAATCTGGCCGTGGCCAGGCAACAGTTGAAATCGGCCGAGTGGCGTTACAACAGCATCGTCCTGTACTGGGACGAAGAAAAGGCCCAAAAGGAATACGACAAATGGCACAACCTGGTGCAATCGCTGCAGCAGCAATTGCACGACCCGGCCATGGCCGCCATGCAGTCGGTCATTCGCGTGCAACTGGAACAGGCGAAACGCCAGGAGCAAGTGGCGAAGAACAACTTGCACCCCAGCGAAGAAGACAAAGCCAAAGCCGCCGCCGATTACCAACTGGCCAAGGCTCAAGTGGCTCACTGGGAGCAGGAGGTGCAACGCTGGCAGGACGGGCCGCCTGAGGCTCAGGTAGCCTTGCTCGAGGCGCAGATCGCCGCTGCCCAGGCCACCCTGGACCTGGCAAAGATCAAAGCCCCCTTTACCGGCACGGTGACCGAGGTGCATTCCCGCCCCGGAGATGTGGTCTCGCCCGGCAGCGTGGCCTTTCGCTTGGACGATTTGAGCGCCTTGCTGGTGGATGTGGATGTCTCGGAAATCGACATCAACGCCATCCGCCCCGGGCAGAAGGCCACCCTGACGCTGGACGCTGTGCTGGGCCGCGAGTACCACGGCGTGGTCGAAAAAGTGGCCCGGGTGGGCACCACCACCCCCACAGGCATCAACTTCACCGTCACCGTGCGGCTCACCGACGCCGACGCCTTGGTCAAACCCGGCATGACCTCCGCGGTGACCATCTTCACCGAGCGCAAGACAGGGGTGCTCCTGGTACCCAACCGCGCCGTGCGCACCGTGGAGGGCCAGACGGTGGTCTATGTGTTGCGGCCCGGTGCTAGCGAACCCATCCCCGTGCCGGTCGTGCTGGGCGCCACGGCGAACACCGTCTCTGAGGTGCTGAAAGGGGACTTAAAGGAAGGCGACCTGGTGGTGCTCAACCCGCCCACCCAGGGCTTCAACCTCTTCGGGGGGAGGTGAGTATGAGCGCCCACGAGGATTGGGTGATCGTGGCCGAAGATTTGCACAAAGTGTATCGCATGGGCACGGTCGAGGTGCCGGCCCTGCGCGGCGTTTCGTTCAAGGTGCGGCGGGGCGAGGCCCTGGCCATCATGGGGCCTTCGGGGTCAGGCAAATCCACCCTGATGAACATTCTAGGCTGCCTGGATGTGCCCACGGCAGGGAAATATTACCTGGACGGGGAACGGGTCTCGGCTCTGGATGAGGACCAACTGGCTTTCATCCGCAACCGCAAGGTGGGGTTCGTGTTTCAAAATTTCAACCTGCTGCCCCGCGCCACAGCGCTGGCCAATGTGGAGTTGCCGCTGCGCTACGCTGGCATGTGGCGCGGCACTAAGGAAAAAGCCCGCCAGACCCTGGAAGCCGTAGGTTTGGGCGACCGGGTGCATCACAAGCCCAACGAACTCTCCGGCGGCCAGCAGCAGCGCGTGGCCATCGCCCGCGCTTTGGTCAACGACCCGGCCATCATCCTGGCCGACGAGCCTACCGGCAATCTGGACACCAAATCGGGCGCGGAGGTGCTGGACTTGCTCTTGCGCCTCAACCGGGAGCGAGGCGTCACCCTGATCGTGGTCACCCACGACCCCGAGGTGGCCGAGCACATGGAGCGCATCATCCACATCCGCGACGGCCTCATCGAGCGCGAAACCTACCCCCATGAGCAACGGGTGGAGGTGGCGCCATGAAGGCCTTGCTCGTGACCCTCTGGCTGGCCTGGCGCGACGCCATTCAGAGCTTGCTGGCCAACAAAATGCGTTCTTTCCTCACCATCCTGGGCATCGTCATCGGCGTGGGGGCGGTGATCGCCATGCTGGCCATCGGGCGAGGTGCCCAGAACGCCATCACTGGCTCCATCGAGGGCATTGGCACCAACCTGCTTTTCGTCATGCCGGGCAACATGCAGAATCAATCCCTGCGCAACATCCAGCCCCTCAACCTGACCGATGTGCAGGCCATCGAAGACCCCTTGGCCGCGCCCTCGGTGGCCATGGTGGCGCCCATCATTCAACTCACCGCCGAGACGATGGTCGATGGGGTGCGCCGGACCACCACCGTGGTGGGCGTGACGCCGGCCTATGCCCAGGTGCGCAATTACCATGTCACCGAGGGCGAATTCCTCAACGAGACCCATGTGCTGGGCCGTGCTCAGGTGGCCCTCATCGGCCCCGACGCTGCCGAGGCTCTCTTTGGCCGCACCGAGGGCCTGGTGGGGATGACAGTGCGCATCAAAGGCCAGCCCTTCCGCATCATCGGCGTGTTGGAACCCAAAGGCGGGGGCGGGTTCGGCCCTAACCAGGACGACCGCATCCTGGTGCCGCTGACCACCGCCGCCTCGCGCCTGCTCACCCGTGGGCGAGACAAGGTGGACTTGATCCTGGTCTCGGCCGTGAGCGCCGACGCGGTGCCTGAGGCCCGCGAAGAGGTGCGGCAGATTTTGCGCACCCGCCACCGCCTGCGACCGGGTCAGGATGACGATTTCACCATCTTCACCCAGGACGAGTTCCTGAGCACCTTCAAGACCATCACCAATGTGCTCACCATCTTTTTGGGTGGCATCGCGGCCATCTCGCTGCTGGTGGGCGGCATCGGCATCATGAACATCATGCTGGTCAGCGTGACCGAGCGCACGCGCGAGATCGGCCTGCGCAAAGCCTTGGGCGCCCGCAAGCGGGATATCCTCATCCAGTTCCTCACCGAAGCCGTGGTGCTGAGCATGGTCGGCGGGCTGTTCGGCATCCTGTTAGGGTGGGGGCTTTCGCTGGCGGTCGGCAAGGTGGCGGCGGCCCACAATGCCGATATCATCCCGGTGGTGAGCAGCGACGCTATTCTGCTGGCCACCCTGTTCTCCGCCGCGGTGGGCATCTTCTTCGGCTTTTATCCGGCCAACCGCGCGGCCAGCCTGGTCCCTGTGGAGGCGTTGCGTTATGAGTAAGCTCGCGAAAACCAGGCCTGTGGTGGCCTTTCAGGGCGAACACGGCGCTTACTCTGAAGAGGCCATCTTTCAACACTTTGGCCGTGAGGTGGAGACCCTGCCTTGTCGCACCTTTGCCGCGATTTTCCATGCGGTGGAGGAGGGGCGGGCCGAACACGGCGTGGTGCCGGTGGAGAACGCCGTGGCCGGGTCCATCAACCAGGCCTACGACCTGCTTCTGGCGCATGATCTCACAGTGACCGGCGAGATTTACCTGGCCGTGCGCCATTGCCTCCTGGTCCCCAAAGGCACGACCCTGGAGGAGGTGCGGCGGGTGCGCTCTCATCCCCAGGCGCTGGCCCAGTGCGAGGGCTTCCTGGCCGCTCACGGCTGGGAGGCCGAACCCTGGTACGACACGGCGGGTAGCGCCAAGGACCTGGCCGCCGACCCTCAACCCGGCCTGGCCGTTATCGCCAGTTGCCTGGCCGCCCAGCGGTACGGCCTGGAAGTGCTCGCCCGCGACATTCAGGACCGTTCCTGGAACATCACCCGCTTTTTTGTTATCGGTCAGGAGCCCACGCCCCTCGCGCCTCGCGCCAAGACCTCCCTGGTCTTTGCCGTCCCCCACCGGCCGGGGGCGCTGTACGCCTGCTTAGGAGAATTTGCCCGGCGGGGCATCAACCTGACCAAACTGGAAAGCCGCCCGCGACGCAACCGCCCCTGGCACTATGTGTTTTACCTGGACTTTGAAGGGCACTGGCGGGAGCCCGCCTGCCGCGACGCTTTGGTGGGGCTGTTGGCGCAGGCGGCTTTTGTCAAACTGTTGGGCTCGTATCCTGCCGCCGACATGCCCGACCTGGAGGGGGCCTTTTCGCCTTGAGTATGCTTCACCCATCGAATGGGAGTTCGTCTAACCAGACTTGAGGTGGGGCGCCGGGCCCGGAGGGTCGTGCCGGCCTTGCAGAATCCAGTCCAGTTCCGCGGCGAAAAGGTCCACCAGGGGGCGTGGCTGTTCCCCCGGGCGGATGCAACCCCCGGGGGTGTTCAGCAGTTCCTCCACTTCGTCCAGAGTGATGCGGCCCTGGTCGTCCAGGTCCAGGGGGTGCAACACGCAATAGAACGGTTTGAGGACCCAGGGATGCCAGCCCTGGGTTTGCGCCGCCACCTGCAGGGCACAGTACCCCTCCGGTGGGATCCAGAACACGCAGGCGGTGCCCAGTGGGTGTTCAGGTCGGGGGAGCACTCGCGTGTGTCGCACCCACCCGCTGGGGACATAAGGGTCGTCTTCTTCTTCCGCGGTGAACCAGGTGTGGGGGGCCTGCGCCTCGGGCGGGAGATGAGGGCGGATGAGGTCGGCGTGGCGCAGGATGGTTTCCCTTTCCCCCAGATCCACCCAGACGCCGTGCACGCAGCAAGCGCCCCGACAGGCGGGGAAATCGCAGCAGGCGATGGCTTCTTGTTCGTAGAGACGGGGAGCCAGACGCAGCATGGTCAGGGCAGAAGGGCCTGGGTGAGGTAATCGGTGCGGCGGTTGCCGAACAGGCCCACCACGAAATGGTAGAGGGCGTACAGTTCCAGGGCAAAGGGCCAGTAGCCGAAGTAGCCCAGGATGGGCATTTCGAAGATGTGCAGAAAGTCCACGAAGGGCACGGTGTACACCCATTTGGGGTAGGCGTAGAAGTTCCAGAACTCCCAGAAGAAGGCGGTGAACCACACCCCGGCCCAGAGGGCGGCAATGGGCCGCCAGTCGCCCTTTTGGGTGAATTCCAGCAGGGTGCGGTTCCCCAACCAGGCGTTGACGGGCTCCAGGATGAAGTACACCGACAGCCAGAGGAAGGGGAATCCGTAGCGGGGGAAGGCCAACATGAACGCCAGCATGGCCCACCCGGCGAAGAAGAAGCCCCACAGGGTACGCGGCGTGGGTCGGATACGGGGGCCATGAGCGAAGCGCTCCACCCAGGGGAAAGAGGCCAGCCACGAGGTGGCGCCGAACACGGCGGGCATGACCGTGCTGAAACTCAGGGTGGCCAGCACACCGTATTGCAGGTCGGTGAAGAACTCGCGGCCCACATAGTGCCAATTCTGGGTGCGCAGGTTGAGGGCCTCGAACAACCACCAGGCCGGGGCCGAGATGACGAAAAGGAGCGCATAGCGTCGCGGGTCCCGGCTGAACAGCGAGGCGCCTCGGCGGCGGTAGGCCAGGGCGTCCACGGTCAGGGCGTAGCCCAGCCAGAGGGGGAAGAAAAGGATGTGGGTCCGCAGGCCGGGCCAGAG
The DNA window shown above is from Anaerolineae bacterium and carries:
- the mtnA gene encoding S-methyl-5-thioribose-1-phosphate isomerase, which gives rise to MRTVAWNEDQQALQLIDQRLLPGEFRLATYTTYQEVADAIRQMVVRGAPAIGAAAAFGLALAARQFSGGDREALLRFLEDEAAPTLKAARPTAVNLAWAVERVLAAARRAAGGVDDLREAVLSEAQRIANEDVAVNKKMAEIGATLIEDGDTIIHHCNTGALATVDWGTALGVIRMAHEQGKRIHVLVDETRPRLQGARLTAWELQQYGIPFDIISDNAAGYFLRTGQAQKVFVGADRVAANGDVANKIGTYMLALAAYDNGVPFYPVVPTSTIDLNLPSGWHILIEERDPSEVLELAFQGRRVTPEGASARNPAFDVTPARLVTAIVTEYGIVRPPYDQGLRAVVAQAQQEQKR
- a CDS encoding 4Fe-4S cluster-binding domain-containing protein; this encodes MSDWKDRYPSRYQAITIHNIAKHPLWQRLDPEIREAVEVTARVLPFRSNVYVIEDLIDWDNVPDDPMFQLTFPQPGMLDREDFLAMRVLLRKGASQKEILAKANEIRFNKLNPHPAGQMTHNVPELDGEKLSGVQHKYRETVLFFPAQGQTCHAYCTYCFRWAQFVGIQELKFESRQVERFVEYLKRHKFVTDVLFTGGDPMIMKARALREYIEPLLGPGLEHIRDIRIGTKALAYWPQRFVTDDDADDVLSLYEQVVKSGKHLAIMAHFTHPREMSTEIVREAIRRVRDTGAEIRMQAPIVHPINDNPETWATMWREGVKLGMIPYYMFVERDTGPKNYFEVPLVRAQQIFRQAYEQVSGLARTVRGPSMSAWPGKVRVVGTAKIKGEWVIVLEFLQGRNPDWIGRPFFAKYDPEATWLDQLQPAFGEEKFFFEVEEPITWWEVEKDPFEAEKVPAVL
- a CDS encoding ABC transporter substrate-binding protein — translated: MSKKVLALLGVLVVLSMLLAACQPKEVVVTKEVIVTQEVEKVVTQEVVVTKEVPVEKTAGKCAPTTFEELGDSPIKIGVPVPMSAPGSVGGGRAMITAVQIAANQVNAKGGIMGKYKVKPVFYDTSGLPERGTAAMEYLITSECVVGVAGEYHSSAGVAEKEVAHKYHVPAIFAETWNDKITGVQYPEVFRIAPASSMVAKGDAQFFKDMGVSWVAIVTENTDYGIPASESTQKKLADLGIQSDIYKADQGTQDFSTLVTRVQQDLSQHDGKKAVLVLITGETSYNFEQQAVEGGLAPAEDLIFVANQVAANAKDFWQNVPDGNYMVFRWVGGGSPFAMARRAEAQDFIQAYKDAWKDPQHFPERYAFEAYDAFMLLVKAIEEAGSLDADAIIAALEAHNSPENGVALAQGVYYFPYGTQNPVPSDQPEWMWHQWPDPKVFFLQYWKSGQPLEEACAIWPADQQTCGTDYVVPGTEPNLNK
- a CDS encoding carbohydrate kinase family protein, which encodes MKVLLSGSVAYDYLMTFPGYFRDHIISDQLKSLSLSFLVDSLVRRRGGIAPNIAYTMALLGERPAILATVGEDFEEYRAFLERVGVETRYIKVIPGETTASFFANTDLAQAQIASFYPGAMAHAATLSIADLDERPDLVVVSPDAPQAMRKRVQECKTLGIPYFYDPSQQTVRFGGEELLEGVDGAAALFCNEYEFALIQQKTGLSAEEIRQRVPLVVVTRGEKGTTITVEGEDICVPAVPPRQVVDPTGVGDAFRGGFLKGYLHGLSLDLAGRLGALAATYCLEAQGPQGHTYTREXFLARFREAFGEEAARHIEAILVHPGDASHLAGNQPGSQDTK
- a CDS encoding IclR family transcriptional regulator, which translates into the protein MQVVERAIAILKAFTASEPELSVTELSQRLQLPKSTVSRILQTLAQAEFVSRNQETGRYRLDVGILALAENVLGMADLRQIARPYLRALANTIGETASLSVLEPYGVVNLELAVGEQRLVMRVGWVGRRMPAHAVSAGKAMLAFLPPQEQETFLELPLQAITPKTITDLDQLRAELAEVRRKGYALALEELEEGLHAISAPVWDRTGRPVAAVSVSGPSYRLTLERMRQIAPRVIATATQISRALGFEQDLERLPKQDKDSPPTNASSSRSGKKGR